A DNA window from Pseudomonas wuhanensis contains the following coding sequences:
- a CDS encoding MFS transporter: MAALPYWRLSSFYLFYFALLGSTAPFLALYFDHLGFSSARIGELVAIPMLMRCVAPNIWGWLGDYTGRRLAIVRFGAVCTLLTFSLIFVNKSYAWLAMVMALHAFFWHAVLPQFEVITLAHLNGQTSRYSQIRLWGSIGFIITVVALGRLFEWLSLDIYPVALVLIMAGIVVSSLWVPNAQPIQSERLAGEGFLQQLRNPGVLAFYGCVALMQMSHGPYYTFLTLHLERLGYSRGLIGMLWAVGVVAEVLMFLAMSKILARFSVRRVLLASFLLAALRWLLLGSFAEFLWVLLFAQVLHAATFGSFHAAAIQFVQRSFGARQQGQGQALYAALAGTGGALGALYSGYSWNALGATLTFSIASLAAFAAAVIIATRMQEDRP, from the coding sequence GTGGCGGCGCTCCCGTACTGGCGGCTCTCCAGTTTCTATCTGTTCTATTTCGCCTTGCTCGGTTCGACAGCGCCATTCCTGGCGCTGTACTTCGATCACCTGGGCTTTTCCAGCGCGCGCATTGGCGAACTGGTGGCGATCCCGATGCTGATGCGCTGTGTGGCGCCGAATATCTGGGGCTGGCTCGGTGACTACACCGGGCGACGTCTGGCCATCGTGCGGTTCGGCGCGGTCTGTACGTTGCTGACCTTCTCACTGATTTTCGTCAACAAAAGCTACGCGTGGCTGGCGATGGTCATGGCCTTGCACGCGTTCTTCTGGCACGCGGTATTGCCGCAGTTCGAAGTCATCACCCTGGCGCACTTGAATGGCCAGACGTCTCGCTACAGTCAGATTCGCCTGTGGGGTTCCATCGGTTTCATCATCACCGTGGTCGCCCTCGGGCGGCTGTTTGAATGGCTTAGCCTGGACATCTATCCGGTGGCGTTAGTGCTGATCATGGCCGGGATCGTCGTCAGCAGTTTGTGGGTACCCAACGCGCAACCGATTCAGAGCGAACGGTTGGCGGGGGAGGGATTCCTCCAGCAATTGCGCAACCCCGGGGTGTTGGCGTTCTACGGTTGCGTGGCGCTGATGCAGATGAGTCACGGGCCGTATTACACCTTTCTGACCCTGCACCTTGAGCGACTCGGTTACAGCCGCGGGCTGATCGGCATGCTCTGGGCGGTCGGCGTGGTTGCCGAAGTCTTGATGTTTCTGGCCATGAGCAAGATCCTTGCGCGTTTCTCTGTGCGCCGGGTGCTGCTGGCGAGTTTCCTGCTGGCGGCCCTGCGTTGGTTGTTGCTCGGTTCGTTTGCTGAATTCCTTTGGGTGCTGCTGTTTGCCCAAGTGCTGCACGCCGCTACCTTCGGCAGCTTTCACGCGGCTGCCATCCAGTTCGTGCAACGTAGTTTCGGCGCGCGTCAGCAAGGGCAGGGCCAGGCGTTGTATGCCGCGCTGGCCGGCACCGGCGGTGCACTGGGCGCGCTGTATTCCGGCTATAGCTGGAATGCCCTCGGCGCCACATTGACCTTTAGTATCGCCAGTCTCGCCGCCTTCGCCGCTGCCGTTATCATTGCCACACGCATGCAAGAGGACAGGCCATGA
- a CDS encoding methylthioribulose 1-phosphate dehydratase has protein sequence MSLTREHLAQEIIDAGRFLYGRGWSPATSSNYSTRLSPTEALLTVSGKHKGQLGIDDVLATDLSGNSLEPGKKPSAETLLHTQLYSWRPEIGAVLHTHSVNATVLSRLTSEDFIEFEGYELQKAFSGVSTHESRVRVPIFDNDQDIARLAAKVQPWLDAHPDCVGYLIRGHGLYTWGARMSDALRQIEAFEFLFECELKTRSLSNHKA, from the coding sequence ATGAGCCTTACCCGTGAACACCTTGCTCAAGAAATCATCGACGCCGGGCGTTTTCTGTATGGCCGCGGCTGGTCGCCGGCCACCAGCAGCAATTACTCCACCCGCCTGTCGCCGACTGAAGCCTTGCTGACGGTGTCCGGCAAGCACAAAGGCCAGCTGGGCATCGACGATGTGCTGGCCACCGACCTGTCGGGCAATAGCCTGGAACCGGGCAAAAAACCGTCCGCCGAAACCCTGCTGCATACTCAGCTCTACAGCTGGCGCCCGGAGATCGGCGCGGTGCTGCACACCCATTCGGTGAATGCCACGGTGCTGTCGCGCCTGACGTCGGAAGACTTCATCGAGTTCGAAGGCTACGAACTGCAAAAAGCCTTCAGCGGCGTCTCGACTCACGAATCCCGCGTGCGCGTGCCGATTTTCGACAACGATCAGGACATTGCACGGCTGGCCGCCAAGGTGCAGCCTTGGCTCGACGCCCATCCTGATTGCGTCGGCTATCTGATCCGTGGCCATGGCCTCTACACGTGGGGCGCGCGTATGAGCGACGCGCTGCGCCAGATCGAGGCCTTTGAATTTTTGTTCGAGTGCGAGTTGAAGACGCGCTCGCTCTCGAACCATAAAGCATGA
- a CDS encoding 1,2-dihydroxy-3-keto-5-methylthiopentene dioxygenase, translating into MSSLSVYHVSSPEIPNKVLTHLEDIASTLAEQGVRFDRWQATAKIQPGASQEEVIAAYQEQIDKLMTERGYITVDVISLNSDHPQKTELRAKFLDEHRHGEDEVRFFVAGRGLFTLHIGDYVYAVLCEKNDLISVPAGTPHWFDMGENPHFVAIRLFNNPEGWVANFTGDDIASRFPRLED; encoded by the coding sequence ATGAGCAGCCTGTCCGTTTACCACGTCAGCAGCCCCGAAATACCGAACAAAGTACTCACCCACCTCGAAGACATCGCCTCGACCCTGGCCGAACAGGGTGTGCGCTTCGACCGTTGGCAAGCCACGGCGAAAATCCAGCCCGGCGCCAGCCAGGAAGAAGTGATCGCCGCGTATCAGGAGCAAATCGACAAGCTGATGACCGAGCGCGGTTACATCACCGTCGACGTGATCAGCCTGAACAGCGATCACCCGCAAAAAACCGAGTTGCGTGCCAAGTTCCTCGATGAACACCGTCATGGCGAAGACGAAGTACGATTTTTCGTCGCCGGACGTGGCTTGTTCACCCTGCACATCGGTGATTACGTCTACGCCGTGCTCTGCGAGAAAAATGACCTGATCTCGGTGCCTGCCGGTACGCCGCACTGGTTCGACATGGGCGAAAACCCGCATTTCGTCGCGATCCGCCTGTTCAACAACCCCGAAGGCTGGGTGGCCAATTTCACCGGCGATGACATCGCCAGCCGCTTCCCGCGTCTCGAGGACTGA
- the mtnC gene encoding acireductone synthase — translation MPIKAILTDIEGTTSAVSFVFDVLFPYAAKHLPDFVRQNAGRADVAEQLAAVRRDGGEPQADVERVIDILLGWIAEDRKATPLKALQGMVWEQGYQAGELKGHVYPDAVEALKRWHQEGFKLFVYSSGSIQAQKLIFGCSDAGDLSPLFSGYFDTTSGPKREAQSYERISQGIGVDASQVLFLSDVVQELDAARAAGMATCGLAREGGELTGHVTVDSFARINPSAL, via the coding sequence ATGCCGATCAAAGCAATTCTCACCGACATCGAAGGCACCACCAGCGCGGTGAGTTTTGTGTTCGACGTGCTGTTTCCTTACGCAGCTAAACACCTGCCGGATTTCGTTCGCCAAAATGCCGGACGCGCGGATGTCGCCGAGCAGCTCGCCGCTGTTCGGCGTGACGGCGGTGAGCCGCAAGCCGATGTCGAACGGGTCATCGACATCCTCTTGGGCTGGATCGCCGAAGACCGCAAGGCCACGCCGCTCAAGGCGTTGCAAGGGATGGTCTGGGAGCAGGGTTATCAGGCCGGGGAGTTGAAAGGCCACGTGTACCCGGACGCCGTTGAAGCGCTCAAGCGCTGGCATCAGGAAGGTTTCAAACTGTTTGTGTATTCCTCGGGCTCGATTCAGGCGCAAAAACTGATCTTCGGCTGCTCGGACGCGGGAGATTTGTCGCCCCTGTTCAGCGGCTATTTCGACACCACCTCGGGGCCCAAGCGTGAAGCGCAGTCCTACGAGCGCATTTCCCAGGGGATTGGCGTTGATGCTTCGCAGGTTCTGTTTCTGTCCGACGTCGTTCAAGAGTTGGACGCCGCGCGTGCAGCCGGAATGGCAACCTGTGGCCTGGCCCGTGAGGGCGGGGAACTGACAGGGCACGTGACCGTCGACAGCTTTGCGCGGATCAATCCTTCAGCCCTGTAA
- a CDS encoding DUF3509 domain-containing protein, translating into MSLIQEKFSSLFSNFEVTTQPRPDGGILLTLRSTDGKVFKRSISYQQLHAGDQLSWVISAIRRDIAEQASELPQISMLQSQQRFALPTYHSV; encoded by the coding sequence ATGAGCCTGATCCAGGAAAAATTTTCGTCGCTGTTCTCCAACTTCGAAGTGACCACCCAGCCCCGGCCTGACGGCGGCATTCTGCTGACCCTGCGCAGTACCGACGGCAAAGTCTTCAAACGTTCGATTTCCTACCAGCAATTACATGCCGGCGATCAGCTGTCGTGGGTGATCAGCGCAATTCGCCGTGACATCGCCGAACAGGCCAGCGAACTGCCGCAGATCTCCATGCTGCAAAGCCAGCAACGGTTCGCCTTGCCGACCTATCACTCGGTTTAA
- a CDS encoding long-chain-acyl-CoA synthetase, with protein MSRTLNDTITWGMMLRKLPSIAKAIPRVVKGMKAANVKDPTQPCGLGWSFEQATLRNPDGPALLQGEVALTYAQVNQWANRIAHHLIAQGIGKGDVVAIFIENRPELLVTILAVAKVGAISALLNTSQTRDTLAHSLNLVAPVAIVVGEELVPAFNAVRERVSIEAARTWFVADQDTYHHPGNSPDGFINLMAASCDACSDNPVSSQQVFLDDPCFYIYTSGTTGLPKAGVFKHGRWMRSSASFGLIALDMQPQDVVYCTLPLYHATGLCVCWGSAISGASGFAIRRKFSASQFWSDVRKYRATTLGYVGELCRYLVDQPRSVDDSRHSVTKMIGNGLRPGAWREFKTRFAVNHICELYAASDGNIGFTNILNFDNTIGFSLMSWELVAYDHDSGAPTRDAKGFMRKVAKGEQGLLLARIDDKAPLDGYTDPQKTAKVVLHDVFKKGDRYFNTGDLLRNIGFGHAQFVDRLGDTYRWKGENVSTTEVENILLQHPHIAEAVAYGVEIHNTNGRAGMAAITPAESLATLDFSELLAFARQQMPAYAVPLFLRVKVKMETTGTFKYQKTRLKDEAFDPNKTGDDPIYAWLPGTQTYVQVTEQVLADIRGGRYRY; from the coding sequence ATGAGCCGCACGCTGAACGACACGATTACCTGGGGCATGATGCTCCGCAAGCTACCTTCCATTGCCAAAGCCATTCCCCGGGTGGTGAAGGGCATGAAAGCCGCCAACGTCAAGGACCCGACCCAACCGTGTGGTCTCGGCTGGAGCTTCGAGCAGGCGACATTGCGTAATCCCGATGGCCCGGCCTTGCTGCAGGGTGAGGTGGCGCTCACCTATGCACAGGTCAATCAGTGGGCCAATCGCATCGCCCATCACTTGATCGCCCAAGGCATCGGCAAGGGCGATGTGGTGGCGATCTTTATCGAAAACCGTCCGGAACTGCTGGTGACGATATTGGCGGTGGCCAAGGTTGGCGCGATCAGCGCCTTGCTCAATACCTCTCAGACCCGCGATACCCTGGCCCATAGCCTTAACCTGGTGGCGCCCGTGGCGATCGTGGTCGGCGAAGAGCTGGTGCCGGCTTTCAATGCGGTCCGCGAGCGGGTGTCCATCGAGGCGGCGCGCACCTGGTTTGTCGCCGATCAAGACACTTATCACCATCCGGGCAATTCGCCCGATGGCTTCATCAACCTGATGGCGGCCAGCTGCGACGCGTGCAGCGATAACCCCGTCAGCAGCCAGCAGGTTTTTCTCGACGATCCTTGTTTCTACATTTACACCTCGGGCACCACCGGGTTGCCCAAGGCCGGGGTGTTCAAGCACGGCCGCTGGATGCGCAGCTCCGCCAGCTTCGGGTTGATTGCCCTGGACATGCAGCCGCAGGACGTCGTCTATTGCACCTTGCCGCTGTACCACGCCACCGGGCTCTGCGTGTGCTGGGGCTCGGCAATCAGCGGGGCGTCGGGGTTTGCCATCCGCCGCAAGTTCAGCGCCAGCCAGTTCTGGAGCGACGTGCGCAAATACCGGGCGACCACCCTCGGTTATGTCGGCGAATTGTGCCGCTACCTGGTGGATCAACCGCGCAGCGTCGACGACAGTCGGCACAGCGTGACGAAGATGATCGGCAATGGGCTGCGCCCCGGCGCGTGGCGTGAGTTCAAAACGCGTTTTGCCGTTAACCATATCTGTGAGCTGTACGCCGCCAGCGACGGCAATATCGGCTTCACCAACATCCTCAATTTCGACAACACCATCGGTTTTTCCCTGATGTCCTGGGAGTTGGTGGCGTACGACCACGACAGCGGCGCACCCACCCGTGATGCCAAGGGCTTCATGCGCAAAGTGGCCAAGGGCGAGCAGGGTTTGCTGCTGGCAAGAATCGACGACAAGGCGCCGCTGGACGGCTACACCGATCCGCAGAAAACCGCAAAAGTCGTGCTCCACGACGTGTTCAAGAAGGGCGACCGTTATTTCAATACCGGTGACCTGCTGCGCAACATCGGTTTTGGCCACGCGCAGTTTGTCGATCGCTTGGGCGACACCTACCGCTGGAAGGGTGAAAACGTCTCGACCACCGAGGTCGAAAACATCCTCTTGCAACACCCGCACATTGCCGAAGCGGTGGCCTATGGCGTGGAAATCCACAACACCAATGGGCGTGCCGGGATGGCGGCAATCACGCCGGCTGAATCCCTGGCGACCCTGGATTTCAGCGAGTTGCTGGCTTTCGCCAGGCAGCAAATGCCTGCCTACGCGGTGCCACTTTTCCTGCGGGTGAAAGTGAAAATGGAAACCACCGGGACCTTCAAATACCAGAAGACGCGGCTCAAGGACGAAGCCTTCGACCCGAACAAAACCGGCGATGACCCGATCTACGCCTGGTTGCCGGGCACCCAGACGTACGTGCAAGTCACCGAGCAGGTGCTGGCGGATATTCGCGGCGGCAGGTACCGCTATTGA
- a CDS encoding ankyrin repeat domain-containing protein, translated as MSDKSRQMTPEEAAEFAEQVFNKAREGDAAMMAALLTKGLPPNLRNHKGDTLLMLAAYHGHVDTVKVLIEHKADPEIRNDNGQSPIAGAAFKGDLAVVKALVEGGAEVEGSSFDGRTALMMAAMFNRVEIIDYLISKGADPKAKDANGVSALDAAKTMGAADTTAQLQKLLA; from the coding sequence ATGTCAGACAAAAGCCGCCAGATGACCCCCGAAGAGGCTGCTGAATTTGCCGAACAGGTGTTCAACAAAGCGCGCGAGGGCGATGCGGCCATGATGGCTGCGCTGCTGACCAAGGGCCTGCCGCCGAACCTGCGCAATCACAAGGGCGATACCCTGTTGATGTTGGCCGCGTACCACGGCCATGTCGACACGGTAAAAGTCCTTATCGAGCACAAGGCTGATCCTGAAATCCGCAATGACAACGGCCAGAGCCCGATTGCCGGCGCGGCATTCAAAGGTGACCTGGCGGTGGTCAAGGCGTTGGTTGAGGGTGGCGCTGAAGTGGAAGGTTCGTCCTTCGACGGTCGCACTGCGCTGATGATGGCGGCGATGTTCAATCGCGTCGAAATCATCGACTACCTGATCAGCAAAGGCGCCGATCCGAAAGCCAAGGATGCCAACGGTGTGTCCGCGCTGGACGCGGCCAAAACCATGGGCGCGGCGGATACCACCGCACAATTGCAAAAGCTCCTGGCCTGA
- a CDS encoding PLDc N-terminal domain-containing protein, protein MGSTFNSLVGLIILALDIWAIINVLKSGAETGMKIIWVLLILLLPVLGLIIWAIAGPRGNVRI, encoded by the coding sequence ATGGGTTCCACGTTCAACAGCCTGGTTGGCCTGATTATTCTTGCCCTTGATATCTGGGCCATCATCAACGTGCTTAAAAGTGGCGCCGAGACCGGGATGAAAATCATCTGGGTGCTATTGATCCTCCTGCTGCCGGTCCTGGGCCTGATCATCTGGGCCATCGCCGGGCCAAGGGGCAATGTGCGGATCTGA
- a CDS encoding ribonuclease E inhibitor RraB: MSTAYQEDISSSVLRRMKEGGFDFSRFHPIEFYAIFPDEERARRAAGHFSGESLNAQISVRDDGAWHLELSKVMYATYDGIGDFEQDFEAVVEPLGGIIEGWGVKQEVRGLLA, encoded by the coding sequence ATGAGCACAGCCTATCAAGAAGACATCAGCAGCAGCGTGCTGCGCCGCATGAAAGAAGGCGGTTTCGACTTTTCACGATTCCATCCCATCGAGTTCTACGCCATTTTCCCGGACGAGGAGCGGGCACGCAGGGCGGCAGGTCATTTCAGTGGTGAATCCTTGAATGCCCAGATCAGCGTGAGGGACGACGGCGCGTGGCATCTGGAACTGAGCAAAGTGATGTACGCCACCTATGACGGGATCGGCGACTTTGAGCAGGACTTCGAGGCGGTGGTCGAGCCTCTGGGCGGTATCATCGAAGGATGGGGCGTCAAACAGGAGGTACGAGGGCTGCTCGCATAA
- a CDS encoding circularly permuted type 2 ATP-grasp protein, translating to MIRTYFDEMYDAGGQVRPHYREFARWLAETPDELLAQRRREADLLFHRAGITFTLYGDEQGTERLIPFDTIPRSIPASEWRVVERGCIQRVKALNMFLADLYHEQRIIKAGIIPAEQVLANEQYQLAMQGLDLHRDIYSHISGVDLVRDGDGTYYVLEDNLRTPSGVSYMLEDRKMMMRLFPELFAAQRIAPIDHYPNLLLDTLKSSSPLDNPSVVVLTPGRFNSAFFEHAFLAREMGVELVEGADLFVRDDKVFMRTTDGPKAVDVIYRRLDDAFLDPLAFNPDSMLGVPGLLSSYRSGNVVLANAIGTGVADDKSVYPFVTDMIRFYLDEEPILKNVPTWQCRNPSELSHVLANLPELVVKETQGSGGYGMLVGPAATAAEIESFRERIKAKPHAYIAQPTLSLSTCPTFVENGIAPRHIDLRPFVLSGRETRVVPGGLTRVALREGSLVVNSSQGGGTKDTWVVED from the coding sequence ATGATCCGCACCTATTTTGATGAGATGTACGATGCCGGCGGCCAGGTCCGCCCGCATTATCGGGAGTTTGCCCGTTGGCTGGCCGAAACGCCTGACGAGCTTTTGGCACAACGGCGACGCGAGGCCGATCTGTTATTTCATCGTGCCGGGATTACATTCACGCTCTATGGTGATGAGCAGGGGACAGAGCGCCTGATTCCCTTCGACACCATTCCCCGCAGTATCCCCGCCAGTGAATGGCGGGTCGTCGAGCGCGGCTGCATTCAGCGGGTCAAGGCATTGAACATGTTCCTTGCCGACCTCTATCACGAGCAGCGCATCATCAAGGCCGGCATCATCCCGGCCGAGCAAGTACTGGCCAACGAGCAATACCAGTTGGCGATGCAAGGCCTGGATCTGCACCGCGATATCTATTCGCACATTTCCGGCGTCGACCTGGTGCGCGATGGCGACGGCACGTACTACGTGCTCGAAGACAACCTGCGTACCCCCAGCGGCGTGAGCTACATGCTCGAAGACCGCAAGATGATGATGCGCCTGTTCCCCGAGTTGTTTGCGGCCCAGCGCATTGCGCCGATCGACCACTATCCGAATTTGCTCCTGGACACCCTGAAAAGCTCCAGCCCGCTCGACAACCCGAGCGTGGTGGTGCTGACACCGGGGCGCTTCAACAGCGCGTTTTTCGAGCATGCGTTTCTGGCCCGGGAAATGGGCGTTGAACTGGTGGAAGGCGCAGACCTGTTCGTGCGTGATGACAAGGTGTTCATGCGCACCACGGACGGGCCGAAAGCCGTCGACGTGATCTACCGGCGCCTCGACGATGCCTTCCTCGATCCGCTGGCGTTCAACCCGGATTCGATGCTCGGCGTGCCAGGACTGCTGTCGTCCTATCGCTCCGGCAACGTGGTGCTGGCGAATGCCATCGGCACCGGGGTCGCGGACGACAAGTCGGTGTACCCCTTCGTCACGGACATGATTCGTTTCTACCTGGATGAAGAGCCGATTCTGAAGAATGTGCCTACATGGCAGTGTCGTAATCCTTCTGAACTGTCCCACGTGCTGGCCAATCTTCCAGAGCTGGTAGTCAAGGAAACCCAGGGCTCCGGTGGTTACGGAATGTTGGTGGGGCCGGCGGCAACGGCAGCGGAAATCGAATCTTTCCGCGAGCGGATCAAAGCCAAGCCCCACGCGTACATCGCCCAACCGACGTTGTCTTTGTCGACCTGTCCGACCTTTGTCGAAAACGGCATCGCTCCACGCCATATCGACCTGCGTCCGTTTGTATTGTCTGGCCGCGAAACCCGGGTTGTGCCCGGCGGTTTGACCCGTGTCGCCTTGCGCGAAGGCTCTCTGGTGGTGAATTCCTCCCAGGGCGGCGGAACCAAGGACACCTGGGTGGTCGAGGATTGA
- a CDS encoding alpha-E domain-containing protein, whose amino-acid sequence MLSRTASDLYWMSRYLERAENLARMLDISYSLSLMPQDGRGDGLHELAMPLLITGTLDDYLERHGELHAERLLHFFALDAANPASIYSCLGAARASAHAVRGRITADMWENINATWLEIRGIAEQGLSRYGMSRFCEWIKERSHLFRGASYGTIMRNDAFRFIRLGTFIERADNTLRLLDARYEMAGDQAEAVSDGTAHAYYQWSALLRALSSFEAYTEIYRDAPGARHVAELLLLRADVPRSLRACTEEIDQILAQLPGANGRPAQRLAAEMDARLRYTGINEILDEGLHAWLTEFIPLVRQLGNAIHSSYLEAA is encoded by the coding sequence ATGTTAAGTAGAACTGCCTCGGATCTGTATTGGATGTCGCGTTACCTGGAGCGGGCCGAAAACCTCGCACGGATGCTCGACATCAGTTATTCGCTGTCACTGATGCCTCAGGACGGTCGTGGCGATGGCTTGCACGAACTCGCCATGCCGTTGCTGATCACCGGCACTCTGGACGATTACCTGGAGCGTCATGGCGAACTGCATGCCGAACGGCTGCTGCACTTTTTCGCTTTGGATGCGGCCAACCCGGCGAGCATCTACAGCTGCCTCGGTGCTGCGCGAGCCAGCGCCCATGCGGTGCGTGGGCGAATCACCGCTGACATGTGGGAAAACATCAACGCTACCTGGCTGGAAATTCGCGGAATCGCCGAGCAGGGCTTGAGTCGCTACGGCATGAGCCGTTTCTGTGAGTGGATCAAGGAACGTTCCCACCTGTTCCGCGGCGCGTCCTACGGCACCATCATGCGTAACGACGCGTTCCGGTTCATTCGTCTGGGCACCTTTATCGAAAGGGCTGACAACACCTTGCGCCTGCTCGACGCCCGTTACGAAATGGCCGGCGATCAGGCTGAAGCAGTCAGCGACGGCACGGCTCACGCCTATTACCAGTGGAGTGCCTTGCTACGGGCCTTGTCGTCGTTCGAGGCTTATACCGAGATCTATCGCGACGCCCCAGGCGCCCGGCATGTGGCCGAGTTGTTGCTGCTGCGCGCCGACGTGCCGCGCTCCCTGCGGGCCTGCACCGAAGAAATCGACCAGATTCTCGCCCAATTGCCGGGGGCCAACGGCCGTCCCGCGCAACGTTTGGCGGCAGAAATGGACGCGCGCCTGCGCTACACCGGTATCAACGAAATCCTCGACGAAGGCCTGCACGCCTGGCTGACCGAGTTCATCCCGCTGGTGCGCCAGTTGGGCAACGCCATACACAGTTCCTACCTGGAGGCGGCATGA
- a CDS encoding transglutaminase family protein → MRLSISHETTYHYEDQVRASIQYLRLTPHDSERQHVLSWQLDLPRPVRAQLDPFGNILHVLTLDEPHEAIIIGARGQVDIDELREAEHESQSALPFLRFTRLTEADEALRAFAEKACKQRRDRTALIDLMHGLNQHMTYTPGSTEVDTSAAQAFAGRSGVCQDHAHAFLACARSLGIPSRYVSGYLYSENSEHLASHAWAEAWLDDAWYSFDVTNELARPERHLKLAVGLDYLDACPVRGMRRGGGCEQMHAKVFVSPTPAPVISVQQQ, encoded by the coding sequence ATGAGACTTTCCATTAGCCACGAGACCACCTATCACTATGAAGATCAGGTGCGGGCGAGCATCCAGTACCTGCGATTGACCCCTCATGACAGCGAGCGCCAGCACGTGCTCAGCTGGCAGCTCGATTTGCCACGCCCGGTGCGCGCGCAACTCGATCCATTCGGCAACATTCTGCATGTGCTCACCCTGGATGAACCTCACGAAGCGATCATCATCGGCGCCCGAGGGCAGGTGGATATCGACGAACTGCGCGAAGCCGAGCATGAAAGCCAGTCGGCGCTGCCGTTCCTGCGCTTCACGCGCCTGACCGAAGCCGACGAAGCGCTGCGCGCATTCGCCGAGAAGGCCTGCAAACAACGCCGGGATCGTACGGCGCTGATCGATTTGATGCATGGCCTGAACCAGCACATGACCTACACGCCGGGCTCCACGGAAGTAGACACCAGCGCCGCCCAGGCTTTCGCTGGGCGTTCCGGGGTCTGCCAGGACCACGCCCATGCGTTTCTCGCCTGCGCTCGCAGTCTGGGCATTCCCTCGCGTTATGTGTCGGGGTATTTGTACAGCGAGAACAGTGAACACCTGGCCAGTCACGCCTGGGCTGAAGCCTGGCTGGATGACGCCTGGTATAGCTTCGACGTGACCAACGAACTGGCCCGCCCGGAGCGTCACCTGAAACTGGCCGTGGGCCTGGACTACCTCGACGCCTGCCCGGTGCGCGGCATGCGCCGTGGCGGTGGGTGCGAGCAGATGCATGCGAAGGTGTTTGTGTCGCCGACGCCTGCGCCGGTGATCTCAGTGCAGCAGCAGTAA
- a CDS encoding c-type cytochrome, translating into MDGDHLKALILFGALLLSMPLSAAQLSLELGASSRTWQTEQLLKHPQVQTITITNDVSYKRDMSYRAVPLAALLTGIKPDDHLQAVALDGFAAELAAAPLLNTQGARAWLAIEDPAQPWPPLSEGKHSAGPFYLVWTDPQAGNISPEQWPFEVASIKRMAPVAERFPALLPDPALKADGPVNKGFALFQKNCLACHRLNGAGDAQFGPDLNIPFNPTEYFGADFLKRYIRDPQSLRQWPQAKMPAFATTVLPEEDLELLVGYLKHMAGRKVKP; encoded by the coding sequence ATGGACGGCGATCACTTGAAAGCGCTCATTCTATTTGGGGCCTTGCTGCTCAGCATGCCTCTGTCTGCCGCACAGCTGAGTCTGGAGCTAGGCGCGAGTTCTCGCACCTGGCAGACCGAGCAATTGCTCAAGCATCCTCAGGTTCAGACAATCACCATCACTAACGACGTTTCCTACAAACGGGACATGAGCTATCGCGCCGTGCCGTTGGCGGCGTTGCTGACGGGCATCAAGCCTGACGATCATCTGCAAGCCGTTGCCCTGGACGGTTTTGCCGCCGAACTGGCCGCCGCCCCGCTGCTCAATACCCAAGGCGCGCGGGCCTGGTTGGCGATTGAAGACCCGGCCCAGCCGTGGCCGCCGCTGTCAGAAGGCAAGCACAGTGCGGGGCCGTTTTATCTGGTCTGGACCGATCCACAAGCGGGCAATATCAGCCCCGAGCAATGGCCGTTCGAAGTAGCGAGCATCAAGCGCATGGCCCCGGTGGCCGAGCGCTTCCCTGCCCTGCTGCCCGATCCTGCGCTGAAGGCGGACGGTCCGGTGAACAAGGGCTTTGCGCTGTTTCAGAAGAACTGCCTGGCCTGTCATCGATTGAATGGCGCGGGGGATGCGCAGTTCGGGCCGGACCTGAATATTCCGTTCAACCCGACCGAGTACTTCGGCGCGGATTTCCTCAAGCGTTACATTCGAGATCCGCAGAGCTTGCGCCAGTGGCCGCAGGCGAAGATGCCGGCGTTCGCGACGACGGTGTTGCCGGAGGAGGATCTGGAATTGTTGGTGGGGTATTTGAAGCATATGGCGGGACGCAAAGTTAAGCCGTAA